One region of Flavobacterium sp. GSB-24 genomic DNA includes:
- the ftsH gene encoding ATP-dependent zinc metalloprotease FtsH: MAKDNNPNPNKFKISPWLIYTAILLVFLFISFATGGSSLSEPAQLTSSKFNTLLEKGQIEKVIVYNKAEAEVYLNAAALKDPSNKKVAEDIFKQPNKGPHYTLEIGNDQIFQTKLEKAVSEGKLKDFNFLQKNNWSDILISLLPIIIIVGVWIFIMRKMSGGGAGGGGQIFNIGKSKAKLFDEKTDIKTTFKDVAGLEGAKEEIQEIVEFLKNPEKYTNLGGKIPKGALLVGPPGTGKTLLAKAVAGEAQVPFFSLSGSDFVEMFVGVGASRVRDLFKQAKEKSPAIIFIDEIDAVGRARGKSNMSGGNDERENTLNQLLTEMDGFGTNSNVIVLAATNRADVLDKALMRAGRFDRQIFVDLPDIRERAEIFKVHLAPIKKVEGLDLDFLAKQTPGFSGADIANVCNEAALIAARNNKAAVDRQDFLDAVDRIIGGLEKKNKIITPEEKRAIAIHEAGHATVSWMLEHAAPLIKVTIVPRGQSLGAAWYLPEERQIVRTDQMLDEMCATMGGRAAEKVTFDRISTGALSDLEKVTRQARAMVTIYGLNDKIGNVTYYDSTGQSEYNFSKPYSDETAKIIDAEISELIEGQYQRAIQILEENKDKLNQLADILIEKEVIFKDDLENIFGKRTFDKNLEEVVS; the protein is encoded by the coding sequence ATGGCTAAAGATAATAATCCAAATCCGAATAAATTTAAAATAAGTCCTTGGTTAATATATACCGCAATACTTTTAGTTTTTTTATTTATAAGTTTTGCTACCGGAGGATCTAGCTTAAGCGAACCTGCTCAATTAACTTCTTCTAAATTCAACACGCTTTTAGAAAAAGGCCAGATTGAAAAAGTTATTGTGTACAACAAAGCTGAGGCTGAAGTATATTTAAATGCTGCGGCTCTTAAAGACCCGTCAAATAAAAAAGTTGCTGAAGATATTTTCAAACAGCCAAACAAAGGTCCGCACTATACGCTGGAAATTGGTAATGATCAAATATTTCAAACAAAACTTGAAAAAGCGGTTAGCGAGGGCAAACTGAAAGATTTTAATTTCCTTCAAAAAAACAATTGGAGCGATATTTTAATCAGCTTACTTCCTATCATCATCATTGTTGGTGTATGGATTTTCATCATGCGTAAAATGTCTGGCGGAGGTGCTGGAGGCGGCGGACAGATTTTCAATATCGGAAAATCTAAAGCCAAACTATTCGATGAAAAAACAGATATCAAAACTACGTTTAAAGATGTTGCTGGTTTAGAAGGTGCTAAAGAAGAAATTCAAGAAATTGTTGAATTCCTTAAAAACCCTGAAAAATATACCAATCTGGGAGGTAAAATTCCAAAAGGTGCTCTACTTGTAGGACCTCCAGGAACTGGTAAAACTTTATTGGCAAAAGCTGTTGCCGGTGAGGCTCAGGTACCTTTCTTCTCTTTATCAGGTTCTGATTTCGTTGAGATGTTTGTAGGAGTTGGAGCTTCACGTGTACGTGATTTATTCAAACAAGCAAAAGAAAAATCTCCTGCTATCATTTTCATCGATGAGATTGATGCTGTTGGTAGAGCAAGAGGAAAAAGCAATATGTCTGGCGGAAATGACGAAAGAGAAAACACTTTGAACCAATTACTAACAGAAATGGATGGTTTTGGGACAAACTCTAACGTAATTGTATTAGCTGCAACCAATAGAGCTGATGTCCTTGACAAAGCTTTAATGCGTGCAGGACGTTTTGACAGACAGATTTTTGTAGACTTACCAGATATTCGCGAAAGAGCTGAAATCTTTAAAGTACACTTAGCTCCTATCAAAAAAGTTGAAGGTCTAGATTTAGATTTCTTAGCTAAACAAACTCCAGGTTTTTCGGGTGCAGATATTGCAAACGTTTGTAACGAAGCTGCCTTAATTGCTGCACGTAACAACAAAGCTGCTGTTGACAGACAAGATTTCCTTGACGCAGTTGATAGAATTATCGGTGGTTTAGAAAAGAAAAACAAAATTATAACTCCAGAAGAGAAAAGAGCAATTGCTATTCACGAAGCTGGACATGCAACTGTAAGCTGGATGCTAGAGCATGCTGCGCCACTTATCAAGGTAACTATTGTACCTCGTGGACAAAGTTTAGGAGCTGCTTGGTATTTACCAGAAGAGAGACAAATCGTTAGAACAGATCAAATGTTAGATGAAATGTGTGCTACTATGGGTGGTAGAGCTGCAGAGAAAGTAACTTTCGACAGAATTTCAACTGGTGCTTTGAGCGATTTAGAAAAAGTAACGCGTCAAGCTCGTGCTATGGTAACGATCTACGGATTGAACGATAAAATCGGAAATGTTACTTATTATGATTCAACTGGACAAAGCGAGTATAACTTCTCGAAACCATATTCTGATGAAACAGCAAAAATTATTGATGCTGAAATTTCAGAGTTAATCGAAGGTCAATACCAGAGAGCGATTCAAATCTTAGAAGAAAACAAAGACAAACTAAATCAACTAGCTGATATTCTGATTGAAAAAGAAGTTATCTTTAAAGATGATCTAGAAAATATTTTTGGAAAACGAACTTTTGACAAAAATTTGGAAGAAGTAGTTTCATAA
- the rsfS gene encoding ribosome silencing factor, with protein MAKKTINNDVLLANIIKGIEEVKGNDIDILDLREIDTAVCDYFVICNGSSNTQVNAIVNSIQKTVSKDLKDKPWHVEGTDNAEWVLMDYVHIVVHVFQKHIREYYNIESLWGDAKITTIENKY; from the coding sequence ATGGCGAAAAAGACGATTAATAATGATGTTCTACTGGCGAACATAATCAAAGGGATTGAGGAAGTAAAAGGAAATGATATCGATATTCTTGACTTAAGAGAAATAGATACAGCTGTATGCGACTATTTTGTAATTTGCAACGGTAGCTCAAATACCCAAGTTAACGCCATCGTAAACTCAATTCAAAAAACAGTATCAAAAGACTTAAAAGATAAACCTTGGCACGTAGAAGGAACCGATAATGCAGAATGGGTTTTAATGGATTATGTACACATTGTAGTACATGTTTTCCAGAAACATATTCGCGAATATTACAATATCGAGAGCCTTTGGGGTGATGCCAAAATAACTACAATCGAAAATAAATACTAA
- a CDS encoding biotin--[acetyl-CoA-carboxylase] ligase, which translates to MKLIKLDAIDSTNDFLKALSSQDQLENFTVVTAENQTKGKGQMGGKWESEAGKNLIMSVLVKDFLFNNEQVFNLSVVVSLAVTEVLKSLNIPDICIKWPNDILSYNKKLVGILIENTIKSDGRIVSVVGIGMNVNQTDYADLPNASSLAVISGKSFDKEELAILIVEKIKEKIQLWQTSAKDLWTDYFNSLFKKGVPMPFKNLNDQNFMGIIQGVSPIGKLQVLLEDDSVVEFDIKEVKMLY; encoded by the coding sequence ATGAAACTAATCAAACTCGATGCCATAGATTCAACAAATGATTTCCTGAAGGCATTGTCAAGTCAGGATCAACTAGAGAATTTTACTGTGGTAACAGCTGAAAATCAGACAAAAGGCAAAGGACAAATGGGAGGAAAGTGGGAGTCTGAAGCTGGTAAAAACTTAATTATGAGTGTATTGGTAAAGGATTTTCTATTTAATAACGAACAAGTCTTTAATTTAAGTGTCGTTGTTTCATTAGCAGTTACAGAAGTGCTAAAATCGTTAAATATTCCTGATATATGCATAAAATGGCCAAACGACATTCTGTCATACAATAAGAAATTGGTTGGCATACTAATCGAAAACACCATAAAAAGCGATGGCAGGATCGTGTCAGTTGTCGGAATAGGGATGAACGTAAACCAAACTGATTATGCAGATTTGCCAAATGCATCTTCTCTAGCAGTAATTTCAGGTAAATCTTTTGATAAAGAAGAATTAGCAATTTTAATAGTAGAAAAAATAAAGGAGAAAATACAGTTATGGCAGACTTCTGCAAAAGATTTATGGACCGATTATTTTAATTCTTTATTCAAAAAAGGAGTTCCAATGCCTTTCAAAAACCTCAACGATCAAAATTTCATGGGAATCATTCAAGGCGTTTCTCCAATTGGAAAATTGCAGGTTTTATTAGAAGATGATTCTGTTGTAGAATTTGATATAAAGGAGGTTAAAATGCTTTACTAA
- a CDS encoding orotate phosphoribosyltransferase, with protein sequence MNLESPKVTVQKSAQDLFDQLTDVKNFEKLMPDNIAKFEVTGEDAFIFGLKGMPEIKLKMKDKVAPNKIVLGAASDKLPFTLTSNIDSISDSESAVQLFFEGEFNAMMAMMVKGPISKFIETLANNMNKL encoded by the coding sequence ATGAACTTAGAAAGTCCAAAAGTTACTGTTCAGAAATCAGCTCAAGATTTATTCGATCAATTGACTGATGTTAAGAATTTTGAAAAATTAATGCCGGATAATATCGCTAAATTTGAAGTGACTGGTGAAGACGCTTTTATTTTTGGATTGAAAGGGATGCCTGAAATCAAATTGAAAATGAAAGACAAAGTGGCTCCAAACAAAATTGTTTTGGGTGCAGCAAGTGACAAACTTCCGTTTACTTTGACTTCAAACATTGACAGCATTTCTGATTCTGAAAGTGCAGTTCAATTGTTTTTTGAAGGAGAGTTTAATGCTATGATGGCAATGATGGTTAAAGGACCAATCAGCAAATTCATCGAAACTCTAGCAAATAATATGAATAAGCTTTAA
- the pyrE gene encoding orotate phosphoribosyltransferase — protein MIFNKDTAEKTAELLLQINAIKLNPENPFTWASGWKSPIYCDNRLILSFPSIRNYVRDEFAKNIEKQFGKPDVIAGVATGAIGVGILVAESLGLPFVYVRPEPKKHGRQNQVEGFLQKGQNVVVVEDLISTGKSSLMAVEALRSEGANIKGMAAIFTYGFGIAEENFKEANIDLFTLSNYENLLDLAVQKQYITEDQQSTLLEWNESPSTWGQEE, from the coding sequence ATGATTTTTAATAAAGATACTGCCGAAAAAACAGCCGAATTGCTTTTGCAAATAAATGCAATTAAATTGAATCCCGAAAATCCTTTTACATGGGCTTCTGGTTGGAAATCTCCTATTTATTGTGATAATAGGTTAATTCTTTCATTTCCGAGCATCAGAAACTATGTTCGTGATGAGTTTGCTAAGAACATCGAAAAACAATTTGGAAAACCCGATGTGATCGCTGGTGTTGCCACTGGAGCCATTGGAGTTGGAATTTTGGTTGCCGAAAGTTTAGGACTTCCATTCGTATACGTGCGTCCGGAGCCTAAAAAACACGGAAGACAAAACCAAGTTGAAGGTTTTTTACAAAAAGGACAAAATGTTGTAGTTGTCGAAGATTTAATTAGTACTGGAAAAAGCAGTTTGATGGCTGTGGAAGCTTTAAGAAGCGAAGGTGCGAACATTAAAGGTATGGCGGCGATTTTTACATATGGTTTTGGCATTGCTGAAGAAAATTTTAAAGAAGCTAATATTGATTTATTTACTTTGAGCAACTACGAAAATTTATTAGACTTGGCGGTTCAAAAACAATATATCACTGAAGATCAGCAATCGACTCTGCTGGAGTGGAATGAAAGCCCGTCAACTTGGGGACAAGAGGAGTAA
- a CDS encoding NUDIX domain-containing protein, whose amino-acid sequence MYKVFVNDKPLFLTNEISKETDFQLFLLESIDIEQLIIKIFQNKIQKAILYHPDESEIMKTLKAKIPVNKAGGGFVYNKKGEVLFIFRNGKWDLPKGGIEKGEDIEATAMREVEEETGVNKLRIINKLQKTYHIFKRNGKYKLKITHWFEMHSDFEGTPHGQIEEGIEKVAWLNPEQIKEALKNSYENIKLLFEEEEVRVEKIAPPVPYRSGPNSDI is encoded by the coding sequence ATGTATAAAGTTTTTGTAAACGACAAACCACTTTTTTTGACAAATGAAATCTCGAAAGAAACAGATTTCCAATTGTTCTTGTTGGAGAGCATTGATATCGAACAGCTTATCATAAAAATTTTTCAAAATAAAATTCAAAAAGCTATTTTATATCATCCCGACGAAAGTGAAATAATGAAAACCCTTAAAGCCAAAATTCCAGTAAATAAAGCTGGCGGAGGCTTTGTGTACAACAAGAAAGGCGAGGTTCTATTCATTTTTAGAAACGGAAAATGGGATTTACCAAAGGGCGGAATCGAGAAAGGCGAGGACATTGAAGCAACCGCCATGCGCGAAGTAGAGGAAGAAACTGGAGTAAATAAACTTCGTATAATCAATAAACTGCAAAAAACCTATCATATTTTCAAACGCAACGGAAAATACAAATTAAAAATCACGCATTGGTTCGAAATGCATTCAGATTTTGAGGGAACTCCTCACGGACAAATAGAAGAAGGCATCGAAAAAGTGGCTTGGCTAAACCCAGAGCAAATCAAAGAAGCACTTAAAAACTCATACGAAAACATCAAATTGTTGTTTGAAGAAGAGGAAGTTCGAGTAGAAAAAATTGCACCGCCTGTTCCATATCGATCAGGTCCAAATTCAGATATTTAA
- a CDS encoding DUF6882 domain-containing protein, with the protein MGLFNNLFKKKEENTESTTNQPNNTIHFASENDFLEKFGAIALEKQRNLFEITGGLSWNVDMNKEEITFGDDLTFPMQVLGSFSHSSETWLWIWDNKAGGYAESVMKQALLLKKYGEENNIDLLTVGKFDATQNDLHLIGMIAVEMFNASGYYLGNYGQGTMVVTIKSDAVDNVESEELARILTVFPELISTFEIQNHKNAFTNYLSQKGYELTSNGNEIKAEKNGNVINAVFNDDNLLIKLNGNS; encoded by the coding sequence ATGGGACTATTCAACAATCTTTTTAAAAAGAAAGAAGAAAATACAGAATCAACTACTAATCAGCCAAACAATACTATACACTTCGCATCTGAAAATGATTTTTTAGAAAAATTTGGAGCAATTGCTTTGGAAAAACAAAGAAATCTATTTGAGATAACTGGCGGCCTTTCTTGGAACGTCGATATGAATAAAGAAGAAATAACTTTTGGAGATGATCTTACATTTCCGATGCAGGTTTTGGGTTCTTTTTCACATTCTTCAGAAACATGGCTTTGGATTTGGGACAACAAAGCGGGAGGTTATGCAGAATCTGTTATGAAGCAAGCTCTTTTGTTAAAGAAATACGGCGAAGAAAATAATATTGATTTATTAACAGTTGGAAAATTTGATGCTACTCAGAACGATTTACATCTAATAGGAATGATTGCTGTTGAGATGTTTAATGCAAGTGGTTATTATCTTGGAAATTACGGTCAAGGGACGATGGTTGTTACCATTAAATCTGATGCAGTAGATAATGTTGAGAGCGAAGAATTAGCTCGAATTCTAACTGTTTTTCCAGAACTTATTTCAACATTTGAAATTCAAAACCACAAAAATGCTTTTACCAATTATCTTTCTCAAAAAGGTTATGAACTGACATCTAATGGAAATGAAATTAAAGCCGAAAAGAATGGAAATGTAATAAATGCGGTTTTTAATGATGATAATCTTTTGATAAAATTAAATGGTAATTCTTAA